The following coding sequences are from one Oncorhynchus clarkii lewisi isolate Uvic-CL-2024 chromosome 20, UVic_Ocla_1.0, whole genome shotgun sequence window:
- the LOC139377190 gene encoding uncharacterized protein, producing MAKHKYRGGAKQRVIHGRRSRHITAHCPHPPGQNCLQYHSFTALGLNSSLCNWVLDFLTGRPQVEKTTVHRNNNRSARPRQQSSSTPPRQPDPDNSPAQQHPLNQKTVHHNNTPSTRPRQQSSSTTPPQPDNSPAQQHPLNQTQTTVQLNNTPSTRPRQQSSSKPPPQPDNSPAQHHPLNQTTVQLNTTPPTRQQSSSTPPPQPDPDNSPAQHHPLNQTQTTVQLNNTPSTRPRQQSSSTTPCQQDPDNSPAQHHPLNQTTVQLNTTPSTRQQSSSTPPPQPDNSPAQHHPPNQTQTTVQHNTTPSTRPRQQSSSITPPQPDPDNSPAQQHPVNKTPTTVQHNTTPSTRQQSITTPPPQPDPDNSPAQQQPLNQTQTTVHHNTTPSTRQQSITTPPPQPDPANSPAQQHPLNQTTVQHNTTQSTRQQSSSTPPRQPDPDNSPAQQHPLNQTTVQHNNTPSTRPRQQSSTTTTPQPDPDNNPAQHHPLNQTTVHHNTTPSTRQQSSTTPPPQPDPDNSPSQHHPINQTWTTVHHNTTPSTRQQSSTTPPPQPDPDNSSSAHLHPEPKEHRSQKPQHFTQEQQINRHPTQASETPSDLRDSPRTYT from the exons ATGGCGAAACACAAGTATAGAGGCGGAGCAAAGCAGAGGGtc ATCCACGGCCGACGCAGTCGCCATATTAcagcacactgccctcacccacctggacaaaactgccttcaataccatagtttcacggccctgggtctgaactcctccctctgtaactgggtcctggacttcctgacgggccgcccccaggtggagaAG ACAACAGTCCATCGCAACAACAACCGCTCagccagacccagacaacagtccagctcaACACCACCCCgtcaaccagacccagacaacagtccagctcaacaacaccccctcaaccagaaaACAGTTCATCACAACAACACCCCgtcaaccagacccagacaacagtccagctcaacaacaccccctcaaccagacaacagtccagcacaacaacaccccctcaaccagacccagacaacagtccagctcaACAACACCCCgtcaaccagacccagacaacagtccagctcaaaaccaccccctcaaccagacaacagtccagctcaacaccaccccctcaaccagacaacagtccagctcaACACCACCCCCCcaaccagacaacagtccagctcaACACCACCCCcccaaccagacccagacaacagtccagcacaacaccaccccctcaaccagacccagacaacagtccagctcaataacaccccctcaaccagacccagacaacagtccagctcaACAACACCCTGTCAACAAGACCccgacaacagtccagcacaacaccaccccctcaaccagacaacagtccagctcaacaccaccccctcaaccagacaacagtccagctcaACACCACCCCCCcaaccagacaacagtccagctcaACACCACCCCcccaaccagacccagacaacagtccagcacaacaccaccccctcaaccagacccagacaacagtccagctcaataacaccccctcaaccagacccagacaacagtccagctcaACAACACCCTGTCAACAAGACCccgacaacagtccagcacaacaccaccccctcaaccagacaacagtccatcacaacaccaccccctcaaccagacccagacaacagtccagcacaacaacaacccctcaaccagacccagacaacagtccatcaCAACACCACACCCTCAACCAGACAACAGTCCATCACAAcaccaccccctcaaccagacccagccaacagtccagcacaacaacacccactcaaccagacaacagtccagcacaacaccaCCCAATcaaccagacaacagtccagctcaACACCACCCCgtcaaccagacccagacaacagtccagctcaacaacaccccctcaaccagacaacagtccagcacaacaacaccccctcaaccagacccagacaacagtccagcacaacaacaacccctcaaccagacccagacaacaaTCCAGCTCAAcaccaccccctcaaccagacaacagtccatcacaacaccaccccctcaaccagacaacagtccagcacaacaccaccccctcaaccagacccagacaacagtccatcaCAACACCACCCCATCAACCAGACCTGGACAACAGTCCATCACAAcaccaccccctcaaccagacaacagtccagcacaacaccaccccctcaaccagacccagacaaca